The window GCTACCTCGACACCTTCTGCTCCGAGGCCGTGCCGTTCTTCGGCTGGGGCTTCAACGGCGGCTACTGCGGCAACACGGTCGGCTTCGGCATCACCGGCTGCCTCACCAACCTGACCGTGAGCACGTCCTCGCTGTACGGCGTGATGATCCAGAACCTCTTCGACGGCGACGCCCAGGGCCGCACGGTCGCGCTCATCGGCAACGACGACGACTCGGCCCGCACCGGCCTGTCCGACATCAAACTCCAGGTCCAGTCCGTAGGCGCGAAGGTCGTCTACGCCGAGAACCCGATCCCCGACTCCGGCCTCACCGACGCCACCCCGATCGTCAGCAAGATCATGACGGCCGCCAGCGGCGCGCCCCCGCAGGTGGTCCTCTACGTCACCGACTTCACCTCGACCACCAAGCTGATCCAGGCACTGGGCGCGGCCGGCTTCCCCGGCAAGCACATCTCCGCCGTCGGCTACGACCCACGACTGGCCGCCGCCAACTTCGCCGGGCTGCAGAAGTCCTACGCCCTGCTGCAGTGGTCACCGACCGAGGACACCTCGTCGGCCGGCGTCCAGCAGCTCGTCGCCGACTTCAAGAAGTACGCCCCCGACGCCACGCTCAGCCTGCCCACCATGGCCGGCTACTGGGCCGCCGACATGTTCGTCGACGCCGCCACCAAGACCGGCAAGGACCTCACCGTCGACAGCTTCCTGAAGACCCTGAACAGCGACTACAGCTACTACGTCGACGGCGCGGTACCGCAGACCCGGTACCCCCTCAACCACGTCGTCAACGCGCCCTGCGGGTCGCTCGTGCAGCTGAACGGAACGAAGTACGACGTCACGAGCAAACTCGCCTGCGGCCAGGTCCTCAAGAAGTAACCGGTCCCTGAGAAGCGGTCAGCGAAGAGCCATCCAGTGCCGGCGGGCGGTCCACGGTCGCCCGCCGGCACCCGTTTCCCTGAGCATCCCCTCGACCGCCTGTCGATGGATCAGACAAGCGACCGTCCAGGGCCCGGACCGGTCTCGGGCTGCCGCGCGTGGCCAGTCCCATCGAGCTCCATGGGCGCGGCGGTCATCACGGGTGGGTCGGTCTGGTGATGGTCGGTCTGGTGATGGGGGCATCGGCTTGATCACGACGGTCCCGTTCAAGCCGCTTCCGCTCCAGTAGTGCTGCCACGCCGCCAACGTCACCGATAACGTGAACGCAACTGTTCATGACGGCTTCGGCATCGGAGCGCGGATGTCGCGAAGATGCGGCCCGACGGGCAACACGGGGGCGACGAGGAATGCGGGAGCGTTTAATCGCGCGGCTGTGGGCACGACTGGACCAGTTTGAGATCGACCAGAATCCGGCGACTGTCTTGGACCCTGAGGCGTTGGCCGAAGTAGCGGCGTTGCTGGAGACGGTCTCCGACCCGGCCGCGGACCTGGAGATCGCGCGGGCAGTCGGATGGCTGCACTTCGCGCGTTACTGGGCCCC of the Pseudofrankia saprophytica genome contains:
- a CDS encoding ABC transporter substrate-binding protein, whose product is MRALRLMTVLAAATALTTGLAACGGDGGSTTTSSGPTVAAGAIKAVPPSDWSDGGITVDASSLKCGQTAADPARGVTDTSIKVGGLAYLTSPSGSTMAGTEIGAKVRFDRANDAGGINGRKIDYIGTLDDGNDSSRNASQAKVLADQEKVFAVVPEMTSSASYLDTFCSEAVPFFGWGFNGGYCGNTVGFGITGCLTNLTVSTSSLYGVMIQNLFDGDAQGRTVALIGNDDDSARTGLSDIKLQVQSVGAKVVYAENPIPDSGLTDATPIVSKIMTAASGAPPQVVLYVTDFTSTTKLIQALGAAGFPGKHISAVGYDPRLAAANFAGLQKSYALLQWSPTEDTSSAGVQQLVADFKKYAPDATLSLPTMAGYWAADMFVDAATKTGKDLTVDSFLKTLNSDYSYYVDGAVPQTRYPLNHVVNAPCGSLVQLNGTKYDVTSKLACGQVLKK